In Takifugu rubripes chromosome 18, fTakRub1.2, whole genome shotgun sequence, the DNA window GACGGCTTCCTCACAGTCCCACTCACATTCAAAAAGAACCTATAATTATCAGAAATGCTTTTATCTGTTTGAAATGTCTGGTGGGGATCACAAGCAGGGCTGAGAGTCCGTCGGCTGACCGCAGGGGTGTTGCTTGGTGACACGACGGTGTTGTTCTATATGCTGTAGATAAAGAGAAGAGGCCCCTCTGACTCAGGCTGCTGCACGTCCATCGCAGCCTCGGCCCCGTGCGTCCGCCCGTCTGCCCGGCCAGACGTGGTCGAGTCGCTTCAATGTGACTCGGGTGACTCGGCGGCCGCAACAATCGGCCGCAGTGATACGGGGGTGAACGGCGGCAGACGGAGCCAGTGAGCTCACATCCTGAGTCAGAGAGCGGGGCCGGTCCAAtggaaggaggtggaggtggaagaaTAGGGACTGGGGCACGGGGgggacggggtggggggggggtccctttGGATGGGATCAGAAGGTCAGATGAGCGGTCATTAGCAGGGAGGGGTAAAAGAGCGTGAGATATGACCACGCAGGAAGAAAGGGGGGATTATTTCCACCTCTGAAGGAGCTTCATGGCTAAACATGCATTAATCCCACTGTGTCTCCATTAGCAACGCAAGATAACCATAATTCAGCAGATATGATGAAAGAAAGTTTAGTTTTGTCCCCACCGAAGCTAATCGATAACAAGAGCTCAAGCCAATTTAAAGAAGCACATCGGTGACTCTGCTCGCCACCTGGGCCACGTTTTCTGCTGCGTCGTCACGAAAATGTCGGGGTCAAACCACGAAAAGGAGTCCTGCCTTCGTTTACCCCcagaaagggggggtgggggggtggaaaaaGCCTCTTCGCTGCCCTAATGTGTCCCTAAATGTAACCTCTCTTGGTCGTAACCTCCTCCTTCATATCTCTGCCACAAACTGCACACAATGTAATAACGATGTAATTAACAAGCACAACACGAGCCCGGAATCACACGTTGGGAGCGTATAATGATTTTATTGTAAAGCATCAAAATAACCATTGAACAGCTGACGACTTCTAACCATCCACACTGTTCGACAGCAGATTTATTGCCGTGGATTTTCCTTCCGGATGCCTGCGGCACACAACACGTTTTTTCCTACTTTAACAtcacgggggggaaaaaaggagagaagatTCTAATAAACACAAATCCAAAGAATGGAGGAAAGTTTACGGGAAACGCGTGAGATCCGTTCTAACCGCTCAGGTTCCACGTATGTTGACGCCACAACATTATTACGCAACCAGCTATCTACAGCACATGAGGAGGAATACTTCCtttacaatgtgtgtgtgtgtgtcttttccaTAATTCCAAGAGCAGGAATCCAACACTGGATGACCCTTTTTCCCAACATAAAAACAGTCTGACAGCTCCGCTAAATCCAGATTATTTGACCTAATGCTGACAATTATACCAAAGTTAGAGTGATTATATAACATCAGTGCTACGaaacaaaaatttaaaaaaatcgaACGGCATGATTGAACGCGTCGCGGGGGTTTGGGAAGACGCCTTAATAATCGTCACTGCCCTCGTCTTCCTCGTCGTACTTACTCTTGAGCGAGTGCTTCTTGTGCTTGCCCCGGTGTCTCCGTTTGCCGGCGAAGTCGGAGTTGGCGTCCCGGGTGTGCAGCTGCTCGTGCTTCTTGAGGAGCCCCGGCACGGAGAAGCCCTTCCCGCACGTGTCGCACGTCCAGGGCTTCTTGCACGTGTGAGTCCGCTTGTGGACGTTGAGGTGGGACGCCAGCTTGTAGGTCTTCCCGCACACGTCGCAGCTGAACGGGCGCTCGTTGGTGTGCAGCCTGATGTGGACCTTCAGGTTCCCCACTTGGGTGAAGGTCTTGTCGCATATGGAGCAGCGGTAGGGCCGCTCCATGGTGTGGATCCTCAGGTGGACCCTCAGGCAGTACTTGCTGGAGAACTTCTTCTGGCAGACGGGGCACGGGATCTTGGCTTTGGGCACGTGGTCTTGCTGGTGTCTCTTCAGGTCGGACAGATAGACGAAGGTCTTCCCGCACTGGGAGCACAGGTACTGGCGGTCGCCGATGTGGTACCCCATGTGCCTCTTCAGCAGGCTGGGGACCAGGAACCTCTTCCCGCAGCGCTCGCACATGTGAGGGCGGTCCCTGGTGTGCCAGCGCTCGTGGTTGCTCAGTTTGAAGGCCGTGGGGAAGCACTTGTTGCAGTGCTTGCAGGGGTACGTCATCTGGCTGGTGTGACACTCCATGTGCCTCTTGAAGTAGGTGGACTGGGTGAAGCCCTTGTTGCAGATGTCGCAGTAGAAGGGCTTCTGGCCGCTGTGCGCCAGCATGTGCTTCGTTAGCGTCTGCAGCTTGGCGAAGCACTTGCCGCACTGGCCGCAGGCGTAGGGCCGCACGGTGCTGTGGGTCTTCAGGTGGTTCTTGAGGAACGCCTGCGTCCTGAAGCTCTTGTTGCAGGCGGTGCAGGCGAACGGCTTCTCTCCCGTGTGGATGCGCTCGTGGTCGGTCAGTTTGGACTGGTAGGGGAAGCTCTTGTCGCACACGCTGCAGGCGAACCGGTCGGACGGCGGCCGGATCTGCTTCTTCTTGCGGATGCTGGGCTGCATGTCGTCTCCGTAGCCGAACCTGGGCGGAGGCAGCGGGGGCAGGGTGGGGAGCGAGAGGGAATTCGTGGCGATTTTCTGCGACACCCACTGGTGCAGCGTGACCCGTTGGGTCTGGGGCTTCTGGCCGCCTTTGGCGTCGCCGCCTCCCAGACTCTGGAAGGCGGCCGCCGCTTTGCTCGGCATCTGAACGACTCGGAAGGGGATGGATTTTAACGGGACCTCCCGCTGCGCTCCGGGTTTCTCCCCTGCCGCCGCTTCCTCTGCACCCGGTGGGGCGGCGGCAGGCTCGTCCGGCACGTCGCACTCCTGCCCCGGCTTCGccgcggtctgatccccggcgtCCGCGGCGCCGCCCTCGGCTGTTTTGCTGCCGTATTTCTCTTGCTGTGCTTCGGCGGCCAGGAACGCCGGGTTGTCGGATTCATCCGATATCCCGTCCACGTCCTCGGTGTCGCTGAGGGAGGCAGGGCTCCTCTCGCTCACGGCGACCTCTGCTGGCTTTGGCGATTTCGGTGGCGCCGGGGGTTCTGCGGGTTTGGAGCGATACGCGAGGGAATCGAGCACGCAGTCGCCTACTGAGGAGGAGACAGCCGCTGCACGTAACGGGAAAGCTCTGTCACCACTTTACTTTGGATTGAACTGAATATTTTTTATTCAACCGATGCTTAGGCAGTCGTACCTTTGACACCCAGGAGTCCTTTGGCCTTCTGGTGTACGAGGAGAGTCCTCAGGTCCCTGGGGTCTGGTATCAGGCCCCCACATGCCTCCAGTACCGAGGCCTCCATCGAGATCATGGTCCCAAGCTGCAGGAAATCACAAGAATTCGCCATCAAAACCCCACtggatttgtttcattttgttgggAGGCGCCAACATGGACACGCTTTCACTTGAAACAAAGAGAAACCCAGAGTGAACATGAGCACAAGCACACACCTGGGACAGGTTGGGAACAGGAAAGAGTTGTTCCAGCTTGCACACCAGGCCTGCGATCAGAGCCTGCAATGCCGTGTCAAACTTTGTTCCATACTGAACAGGAAACACTTCCTGCAGAGACCACAAAAGGAAGGAGCGTTTATttctgggggaggggagggaggaatgtGCCATTGGTCTCATTTACTTTACTCGGATTAGAAAAAAGCAGATGGTAGATTTGGGTACCTGGAAAAAGAGCTTCCTCTCAGCAGGATTCTTCTGCAGATTCTGGACCAGCACCATGAAGTTTGTTTGTGATTTCTCCACCTCTGCGTCCTTCTGCAACACAAGACGAGAGACGTCAACTCTGCCTGCTTTTGCAGGAAATAAAAAGTTACAATGAACTTAAAACCTTACCACGTTAGACGAGACCTTTAGCCTATTTATGAGAATCTGAATAGCTCTGGAATCTGGTGGCCCCTCTTTGTTCAGCAAATCCAAAATGATCTGGGATGCAAAAGAATACAGGATGTAGACGAAGCGGGCATAAATCAGGTCCACACACAAGTGAAGTCTTCTCACCCTCGCTCTCAACCCCAACAGGAGCTGCGCCGTCTGCTTGAAAGTCATGAGCTCGGGAACGGCTTGCGTTACCATGGTGATAAACTCCTCCACTTTGCTGTACAGCTTCACATTTCTCTGCCTTATCACCTGCCACATGAACGAGTACGTCAGCTGCAGCGGGGACGCCATCAAGCGAAGGGAGGCCAGCGGGAGGACACCTGTGCAACACAGTACAGCTGTAGttacaccacaaacacacaacaggacAAGTCGAGGGCGCGAAGGCATCGGTTAAACTGCCGCTGGGGGCGCTGCAGCTATCTAACCCATTGACAACTGCAGAAGGAAAATTATGGACGATTGCATGAACGCTCTTGGGGAGAATGAGCGCCAAACAAATGCAGTGTGGGATTCAAACTTTAGGGAAGCCAATATGGGCATTGTGCAGCAACAGGGGTGTCGTGTGGGGTTAGCCAGCACAACACGGCGGTTCGAGACATCCGGTGTAAAAGATGTGTTCATTGGAACATCGAGCAGCGGCACAAACCAGCACTCACGGAGAATTTTTGCAGAATGTGGGCAGATGTGTTGCAAAAGATGCTCCAACACGCACACGATGGCGTTGAATCAAAAACATACACTCAATATATCGCAACAGATGGTTTGCGTTGCTACTCTGCTCCTGGCACGGCAGCTACTG includes these proteins:
- the LOC101068182 gene encoding endothelial zinc finger protein induced by tumor necrosis factor alpha isoform X2 codes for the protein MASPLQLTYSFMWQVIRQRNVKLYSKVEEFITMVTQAVPELMTFKQTAQLLLGLRARIILDLLNKEGPPDSRAIQILINRLKVSSNVKDAEVEKSQTNFMVLVQNLQKNPAERKLFFQEVFPVQYGTKFDTALQALIAGLVCKLEQLFPVPNLSQLGTMISMEASVLEACGGLIPDPRDLRTLLVHQKAKGLLGVKAAVSSSVGDCVLDSLAYRSKPAEPPAPPKSPKPAEVAVSERSPASLSDTEDVDGISDESDNPAFLAAEAQQEKYGSKTAEGGAADAGDQTAAKPGQECDVPDEPAAAPPGAEEAAAGEKPGAQREVPLKSIPFRVVQMPSKAAAAFQSLGGGDAKGGQKPQTQRVTLHQWVSQKIATNSLSLPTLPPLPPPRFGYGDDMQPSIRKKKQIRPPSDRFACSVCDKSFPYQSKLTDHERIHTGEKPFACTACNKSFRTQAFLKNHLKTHSTVRPYACGQCGKCFAKLQTLTKHMLAHSGQKPFYCDICNKGFTQSTYFKRHMECHTSQMTYPCKHCNKCFPTAFKLSNHERWHTRDRPHMCERCGKRFLVPSLLKRHMGYHIGDRQYLCSQCGKTFVYLSDLKRHQQDHVPKAKIPCPVCQKKFSSKYCLRVHLRIHTMERPYRCSICDKTFTQVGNLKVHIRLHTNERPFSCDVCGKTYKLASHLNVHKRTHTCKKPWTCDTCGKGFSVPGLLKKHEQLHTRDANSDFAGKRRHRGKHKKHSLKSKYDEEDEGSDDY
- the LOC101068182 gene encoding endothelial zinc finger protein induced by tumor necrosis factor alpha isoform X1 — its product is MEKRVNTAGVLPLASLRLMASPLQLTYSFMWQVIRQRNVKLYSKVEEFITMVTQAVPELMTFKQTAQLLLGLRARIILDLLNKEGPPDSRAIQILINRLKVSSNVKDAEVEKSQTNFMVLVQNLQKNPAERKLFFQEVFPVQYGTKFDTALQALIAGLVCKLEQLFPVPNLSQLGTMISMEASVLEACGGLIPDPRDLRTLLVHQKAKGLLGVKAAVSSSVGDCVLDSLAYRSKPAEPPAPPKSPKPAEVAVSERSPASLSDTEDVDGISDESDNPAFLAAEAQQEKYGSKTAEGGAADAGDQTAAKPGQECDVPDEPAAAPPGAEEAAAGEKPGAQREVPLKSIPFRVVQMPSKAAAAFQSLGGGDAKGGQKPQTQRVTLHQWVSQKIATNSLSLPTLPPLPPPRFGYGDDMQPSIRKKKQIRPPSDRFACSVCDKSFPYQSKLTDHERIHTGEKPFACTACNKSFRTQAFLKNHLKTHSTVRPYACGQCGKCFAKLQTLTKHMLAHSGQKPFYCDICNKGFTQSTYFKRHMECHTSQMTYPCKHCNKCFPTAFKLSNHERWHTRDRPHMCERCGKRFLVPSLLKRHMGYHIGDRQYLCSQCGKTFVYLSDLKRHQQDHVPKAKIPCPVCQKKFSSKYCLRVHLRIHTMERPYRCSICDKTFTQVGNLKVHIRLHTNERPFSCDVCGKTYKLASHLNVHKRTHTCKKPWTCDTCGKGFSVPGLLKKHEQLHTRDANSDFAGKRRHRGKHKKHSLKSKYDEEDEGSDDY